The DNA window CGCTCGCCCCTACTTGAagaatacatttcacaaaaattcaaattcaaaaatattctgacttttttttttttaccgcaaTATGTTTTAAAGTTACAATATCAGGCCAAAGTTGAAAAGTTTCTTGGGCAGTATAGTTCTGCGGTAGGATTGCTTTACttctttttatattgttttcacttttttgacGATCATTTTCTGAGTATAAAATTCCTCTAATGCGTTTCTCGAGGTCAAGACCTGTAGATccctaaaatataaatgcaagcaAACCTATGGACATaagtgcattacatttatttatataatgtattCTGTATAATATTACAACGAACACAGAGGTTCAAAGCAAGTGTGTGTCATTACTGTTATGccactgaaacaaaaataaatcgaTATACACGTGTTTGTATCGACACATGTCGCTGTAGGAAATTGCATTGCTGTGAGCCTCGTTCccgaaaaaaacacaaattactttgaaaaatagaaaaacttcAGATGAGATGTTGATGAGCACTGCGTTATGGATTATTAACATTCTCTCCAGATTGTCCTTGTATTTTCCCTCTCGAGATGCTTGATGTTTCCTGTCGATGTTCGCTCCTGCATCCGGCAAACTCGATTCTGCATTGAACAGAGAATAAGCTGCAAATGACGAACGGCTTTCCAGAGAACACAAAACGTTACTGTGATTGTAAGTGATTGCAATGTACATATTGACACACAGCTTGGGGAATATTGGTGAAAAGCGTGTTTACGAAGTCCTTATTTTTTACCACCCAAAACACTCCCTTTTGAAAAGTACTTCGCCAGAAAATATTTAGTTAAATAGCATTCCGGATAAATTGAAGTTATGTATATCTCTGAAACCAATTACatcaaaagaagaagaaaaatacgTGTTGCGAACCGACAAAATCCCGAGGATACAAATTTTGACAATCTAAAGAACTAAACATTATTTGGCTGGTTTAGGTAGGCCTATAATTAGCTAATCTTttcagtgctaattcaactctaaatgGCTTTAAATGGCTGCAATTGATACACGCCTATTATACGCCTATCAAACTGGTCGTATGATAGATGTATGATGGATACGTGACAAGGCTAAAATATATTCTATCATCTGACATGCGTAGTTGACTTCAAACTGATCACTTTGCTGTGTAACGCGCTGAGTTCACTCTACCTTCTTTTCCGCTTTGGACACACTCTCCCCCAGACGGTGTTCTTCAAAGCCTCGCGCAGCGCGGGGCTTCCCCAGACGTACACAGCGGGCGTTGCAAGCGCGTTAAATCGCGCCATAATGGCAAAGAGGTTCGTGGCTTCATTTCTAAATATAATGCCGCGAAACGTTTGCTGCCTTACAATAATATTGACGAACGAGGGACCCCACAGCGTTAAGAAGGTTATGACTACAAATACTATTATCCTCAGCGATTCCTTCTTGTTCTCCTTGTCAGCGCTCGGCGGGCTTCGTGCAAGCTGATACCTGGCAATTACATACAACTTTATGGTCATTATAATTTTAGTGATGACTACAACCTGTAAGGCTACAATGCTAAATGCGCTTATTCGTGCGGCTATTGAAACGGGGACGACGTTCATTACTAATAATATTGAATACGAGTGAACCCAGCTGTACACACAAGCTCCAACAGCTACCGGTTGCACGATGTATCGGTCGTAAAAGAAGGGATAGCAAACCGCGACGTAGCGGTCAAACTGCGCGAAGAGgaaagtaaaaacatttacaccaAGAAGTGTAGGTAGAATGTAATATGTACCGTTCCTCGACGGGAATCCTTCCTGTACGTCAAACAGACCGAGATAATACGCAGAGAATCCGACAAGAGTGTCGCTAATGCTGGTATTGagcatgaaaataaatctgttctgACGTCGAAGACTCTTCGTGATCGAGATTGCAATCGCCACTGAGCCCGCGAGCAGGACCGCACTAGTGGCGAAAATGATATGGAACAGAAAAATGAAGTAGTCTTCAGGGCGATCAAAGTCAACTGAGAGGGGAATGGTGGCGTTGAATGAGAGCATGGTGTTTTTAAAGGCGATGCTTGGGTTCAGTCTGCGTGCAATGCACGATCAGAGTCGTATTTTTATTGCGGATCCGTTCCAACCTCTTGAGGCTCAGTTTTGCTTACCTGTCAGTAGGTGACGGTCTCCGGGGCGATGAGTCTTTGGAGCCGAGTCTGTTGAAATATCATTCAAGCGAGAAATACATAAAAAGACTCCACGAAATCAGTCTTTGcaatgaaaacttttttaaaaattgtttttcaattCATGATGCTTTATTGGCACGCGATAAAGTAAATATTGCCAATATTAGTCACCACACAGGAGGTCACATGTGATAATAAtctaataatcataatcatatttatttatttatttgcttcaatatttaaattttgattTAATGAACGCTGACAATGTGGTTTGCAttcgaaaaacaaaaaatccacTGTTTCACGTGAATGCATCCTTTGACATGTATTTTTCGGAACAGCTACTTCTTCGTTTCAGTTAGCTAAACGTTGACTGATTTGCCATTATTAAAACCCCACACTTGTGGTTATAATTGTTCCAACTTTGTACTGGCAGCCAATGAGTGCCGATCTTTACTTATTGATTAGGTTGTGTAAATGTACTCTGGTTTAAAGCTACACATCACCTGTCAGGTTTTAGTTCTGATCTAAACATGAATATTTAGTTCTGATCTAAACATGATCTTCGGTGAATATTTATTTAGACTTTTCCTGGGCAGCATCATGAAAATAATCATAGAAAAAATCTTTTCTAAACATGGAATTTCTTTATTATACCcgtatcttttctttttcttttttttttttaaacagcattcaCTGCTCTCCGGGATAGAATGTATTCTGATCATCAAACTGTGAAGTATGAACCCGTTTTTGCATCTCAAAATACAACAAACAGCGAGAGGAAATTGTGCCGTTTTCATCCGTATGCAGTAAACAGCCACC is part of the Anguilla anguilla isolate fAngAng1 chromosome 10, fAngAng1.pri, whole genome shotgun sequence genome and encodes:
- the LOC118206590 gene encoding trace amine-associated receptor 2-like, which produces MLSFNATIPLSVDFDRPEDYFIFLFHIIFATSAVLLAGSVAIAISITKSLRRQNRFIFMLNTSISDTLVGFSAYYLGLFDVQEGFPSRNGTYYILPTLLGVNVFTFLFAQFDRYVAVCYPFFYDRYIVQPVAVGACVYSWVHSYSILLVMNVVPVSIAARISAFSIVALQVVVITKIIMTIKLYVIARYQLARSPPSADKENKKESLRIIVFVVITFLTLWGPSFVNIIVRQQTFRGIIFRNEATNLFAIMARFNALATPAVYVWGSPALREALKNTVWGRVCPKRKRR